In Leptolyngbya sp. O-77, the genomic window ACTGGCCAACAATTTCTTTCGGGCGTTTTCTGGATTCTTTAATGTCGGTGTCAGCTTTCTGTTTGTGCTGATGCTGACCATCATGCTGCTGATCAACCCGCAGCCCTATCGCCAGGGTTTTTTGCGGCTGGTGCCGTCGTTTTATCGCCGCCGCGCCGACGAGATTTTGACAATGTGCGAGGCGGATCTGGTGGGCTGGATTATTGGCACGCTGATCAACATGGTGGTGATTGCGATTGTCAGCGGCATCGTGCTGCACATTTTGGGCGTGAAGCTGGTGCTGGCCAATGCGCTGGTGGCGGGGCTGATGGAGGCGATTCCCAACCTGGGTCCTGTGCTGAGTACCATTGCGCCTGTGGCGATCGCCCTGATCGATTCTCCCGTCAAGGCGCTGGGCGTGCTGATTGCCTACATTTTGATCCAGCAGCTTGAGCAGTTTCTCTTAGTACCCCTGGTGATGGGGCATCAGGTGTCGCTGCTGCCTGCGGTGACGCTGTTGGCGCAGTTTGCCTTTGCGTCCTTTTTTGGATTTTTGGGGCTGTTTCTGGCGATTCCGCTGGTAATTATCGTCCGCATCTTGCTGCGCGAAGTGGTCATTCGCGATGTGCTGGATCAGTGGACGAATCCTGAATTTGAGCATCGGGAACAAGAAAGCCACTTGTTAGACAACCAAGCGGGGGCGATCGCTCCTGCGGCCTGTTCATCCGGCTTTTCCACCCATACCCCTCCTCATAGCGCCACCACCGCCGAGTGCCCAGACGCAACCGACCCGACGACCAACCCGCCGAAGGCCCCGTCCGATGCGATCGCTGAAACCAGCTACATCGCTGACAATCCAGGCCGTTCAGACCCTTCGGCGGAGTCTGGCTCCCCAGACGGAAGCTCCGAGCAAAGCAATTAGCCATCTTTTCCCCGGCCTTCCCCAAACCATTTCTCCCAGACTGAGTGCCCAAATTTGCCCCAAAACGCCATAAAACGTTAAAGATGAAATAAGTTGCCGGGGGAGATGGGTATAAATGCGATACCATCTCACATAACTTGCAAACTGTGTAAAGTGCAATACGGTCAATGGAGCAAGAGTCTCTACCCACTGAGGTTATTCTCAGCCACCCGCGCCAGACCATCGGCAGTCTAAAGCTGGACTGGAACCCACAGCCGGGAGCTTATCTCGACGTTGAGGGCGAAACCTACGCCGTTTTGGAGCGGCACCACTGCTATCAATATAAGCGGGGCAAATATCGGCTGCACAAGATTGCGCTGTATGTGCAGGCGGCTCCCCGACCGGAGGAGCGGAGCTGGTTTCAGGGGCGCTGGGTGCTGGGCAATGCGGCCTGCGCCTATAGCGCCCGTTCTGAGCTGGTGCGCTGTGCGGTAAATCCCGACGGGCCGTGTCAGGGCTGCCGCTTTTTTGAACCCACTGCTCAGTAACCGCTCAAGCTTAACGAAAAAAAGGCTAGCAAAAATGGATCAGCAACTGGTGCAGCTTTTGGTAAATGGCGTGGCGGTGGGCAGCGTGATTGCGCTGGCGGCGGTGGGGCTGACGCTGACCTACGGCATTTTGCGGCTGGCAAACTTTGCCCACGGCGACCTGATGACGCTGGGTGCATACCTGACGCTGACGGCAAACCTGAACGGCGTGAATATCTGGCTATCGATCTTGATTGGGGCAGTCCTGACGATTGGGGTGGCGCTGCTGAGCGAAAAGCTGCTGTGGTCGCCCATGCGCGATCGCCGTGCTTCGTCCACCACGCTGATTATCATTTCCATCGGGCTGGCGCTGTTTTTGCGAAACGGCATTACGCTGCTCTGGGGCCCCGAAAACCAGCGCTATGATCTGCCCGTGGCGACGGCGCTGGATATGTTTGGCGTGCGGATTGCGC contains:
- a CDS encoding AI-2E family transporter, producing the protein MKLGQWIGLLALIAAIYILWSIQQLLLLMFVGVVFATALNRLVRWMGKHGIPRGAASIVSIVGLLLIMTLFVAIIVPPFLDQFQLLTELVPQGLSQLRLGLDWLTARLPGGAAGLVPNFNELFNQLQPFVSGLANNFFRAFSGFFNVGVSFLFVLMLTIMLLINPQPYRQGFLRLVPSFYRRRADEILTMCEADLVGWIIGTLINMVVIAIVSGIVLHILGVKLVLANALVAGLMEAIPNLGPVLSTIAPVAIALIDSPVKALGVLIAYILIQQLEQFLLVPLVMGHQVSLLPAVTLLAQFAFASFFGFLGLFLAIPLVIIVRILLREVVIRDVLDQWTNPEFEHREQESHLLDNQAGAIAPAACSSGFSTHTPPHSATTAECPDATDPTTNPPKAPSDAIAETSYIADNPGRSDPSAESGSPDGSSEQSN
- a CDS encoding DUF6464 family protein, encoding MEQESLPTEVILSHPRQTIGSLKLDWNPQPGAYLDVEGETYAVLERHHCYQYKRGKYRLHKIALYVQAAPRPEERSWFQGRWVLGNAACAYSARSELVRCAVNPDGPCQGCRFFEPTAQ
- a CDS encoding branched-chain amino acid ABC transporter permease, which translates into the protein MDQQLVQLLVNGVAVGSVIALAAVGLTLTYGILRLANFAHGDLMTLGAYLTLTANLNGVNIWLSILIGAVLTIGVALLSEKLLWSPMRDRRASSTTLIIISIGLALFLRNGITLLWGPENQRYDLPVATALDMFGVRIAPTRLIVVGLAILAIAGLHYLLQHTKIGKAMRAVADNTDLARVSGINVDRVVIWTWVLAAGLTAIAGGMFGLITAVRPNMGWFLIMPMFASVILGWHWQSLRGDRREPISSASRRNSAPTFCLRNISWASR